The Kluyveromyces lactis strain NRRL Y-1140 chromosome D complete sequence genome has a window encoding:
- the ALG9 gene encoding dolichyl-P-Man:Man(6)GlcNAc(2)-PP-dolichol alpha-1,2-mannosyltransferase (similar to uniprot|P53868 Saccharomyces cerevisiae YNL219C ALG9 catalyzes the transfer of mannose from Dol-P-Man to lipid-linked oligosaccharides mannosyltransferase), translating into MALRDGKCKLLNSSILLLLLITRIVIQPYYSLISDCDETFNYWEPLNLLVRGFGKQTWEYSPEYSIRSWAFLLPLYGILKPLNQVIDSKVLLFYTARALLGFVSFLFEYSLSKEISSVMSLHVSIMWLLFQLFNPGWFHASVEFLPSAFAMITTLGYMKYTLRYLSTGNELPFVKSISFVFLGGILGWPFSLILVVTNVIHYTATHRFMDTLRAGVSSSFVFAIISSIVAAIDSFFYGKLSVVPFNIVMYNIISANEDSGPNIFGVEPWYYYIQNLLLNFPITTLFFGVIGFTQLSIWPLSGSLFIWLNVFLAQPHKEERFLYPIYGIISLLAAVGLFNITVSIRWKKLRKLVRGIVFFVTLLQAASRILALTNNYTSPIQVYSHLPESTENKVVCTGREWYHFPTSLILPDNYRLQFVQSGFDGLLPGDFLETGTLNEKIRSVPNGMNNQNIFDPSKVVDIDSCDYYVDINVSSNNQKDAVNPADTTAWVPLYCLPFVDTSSSKFLGRAFQVPAQLIAILPTRIRQIIKNYYDVQFINYCTFVRRHESDSLV; encoded by the coding sequence ATGGCGCTACGTGATGGGAAATGTAAATTACTGAATTCTTCTATCCTACTGCTGTTGTTAATAACTCGGATCGTCATCCAGCCTTACTACTCTTTGATTTCTGATTGTGATGAGACCTTTAATTACTGGGAACCGTTGAATCTTCTCGTTAGGGGGTTTGGTAAGCAGACCTGGGAATATTCCCCAGAATATTCAATTAGATCATGGGCATTTTTGTTACCGTTATATGGAATATTGAAGCCTTTGAACCAGGTAATCGATTCCAAAGTGTTGTTATTCTATACTGCGAGGGCGTTATTGGGATTTGTCAGTTTCTTATTCGAATACTCTTTAAGTAAAGAGATATCCTCAGTTATGTCATTACATGTTTCCATAATGTGGCTTTTATTCCAGTTATTTAACCCGGGATGGTTTCATGCCAGTGTTGAATTTTTACCCTCAGCGTTCGCGATGATTACCACGTTAGGGTATATGAAGTACACGTTGCGTTATTTATCAACTGGAAATGAACTTCCTTTTGTAAAATCTATTTCTTTCGTCTTTCTCGGAGGAATACTGGGTTGGCCATTTTCCTTAATACTAGTTGTTACAAACGTTATTCATTACACCGCAACCCATAGGTTTATGGACACTCTCAGAGCTGGAGTCTCCTCCTCCTTTGTGTTCGCCATCATTTCATCCATTGTGGCAGCAATTGATTCATTCTTTTATGGAAAACTTAGTGTTGTGCCTTTCAACATAGTAATGTACAATATCATCTCAGCTAATGAAGACTCAGGTCCAAATATTTTTGGTGTCGAACCTTGGTATTACTATATTCAGAATTTATTACTAAACTTCCCAATAACaactttattttttggaGTTATTGGTTTCACTCAGCTTTCCATATGGCCACTATCTGGGTCTCTATTCATCTGGCTAAATGTTTTCTTAGCTCAACCACATAAAGAAGAGCGTTTCCTTTATCCAATATATGGGATTATATCCCTCCTAGCAGCAGTTGGGCTTTTTAATATAACAGTGTCCATACGTTGGAAGAAGTTACGGAAACTGGTTAGGGgcattgttttctttgtaaCACTTTTACAAGCTGCTTCAAGAATTCTTGCATTGACAAACAATTACACATCGCCGATTCAAGTGTACTCTCATTTACCAGAATCTACCGAAAATAAAGTTGTATGCACAGGCAGAGAATGGTATCATTTCCCTACCTCCTTGATATTACCTGATAATTACAGGcttcaatttgttcaatctGGCTTTGATGGTTTGCTTCCAGGCGATTTCTTGGAGACAGGTACATTGAACGAAAAGATTCGATCTGTTCCTAATGGAATGAATAATCAGAACATATTTGATCCTTCGAAAGTAGTTGACATTGACTCATGCGATTATTATGTTGACATTAACGTTTCGTCTAACAATCAGAAAGACGCAGTAAACCCTGCAGATACAACTGCATGGGTGCCTTTGTACTGTCTGCCTTTTGTTGACACATCTTCCTCGAAATTTCTTGGTAGGGCATTTCAGGTACCTGCTCAATTGATAGCGATATTACCTACTAGAATTCGCCagattatcaaaaattACTACGATGTGCAGTTCATCAATTATTGCACTTTTGTTAGACGTCATGAATCCGACTCATTAGTTTAA
- the PHO13 gene encoding 4-nitrophenylphosphatase (similar to uniprot|P19881 Saccharomyces cerevisiae YDL236W PHO13 Alkaline phosphatase specific for p-nitrophenyl phosphate involved in dephosphorylation of histone II-A and casein) codes for MTNSTSIPIKLQDRSATEEFVQKFDTFLFDCDGVLWLGSHLLPLVVETLEYLKSLGKQLLFVTNNSTKSRSQYVKKFAGFGIEVTEDQIFTSGYASALYVRDFLKLTPGQDRVWIFGENGIKEELNIMGFDTSGGNDPRLDEPFDVATSPFLKDGLDDQVKCVIAGLDTKINYHRLAITLQYLRKPEVHFVATNIDSTFPQKGLILPGAGSAINSLSYASDRTPEACGKPNLNMLNAIVKAKGLDRSKCCMVGDRLNTDIKFGETGGLGGTLLVLTGIETEERALDNTHGNPSPKYYTSKLGNLYEFTH; via the coding sequence ATGACGAACTCAACCAGTATTCCGATTAAATTACAAGATCGTTCCGCAACGGAAGAATTCGTTCAGAAGTTCGAcacttttttgtttgacTGTGATGGTGTTCTTTGGCTAGGATCTCATCTATTACCGTTGGTTGTTGAGACCTTAGAGTATTTGAAAAGCTTGGGTAAGCAATTGCTTTTCGTTACGAACAATTCAACCAAGTCAAGATCGCAGTATGTCAAGAAATTCGCTGGCTTTGGTATCGAAGTAACCGAGGATCAAATATTTACTTCTGGATATGCTTCGGCTCTTTATGTGCgtgatttcttgaagttgaCGCCAGGCCAAGATAGAGTCTGGATTTTTGGTGAGAACGGtatcaaagaagagttAAACATAATGGGATTCGATACATCAGGTGGTAACGACCCAAGATTGGACGAGCCTTTCGATGTTGCGACATCTCCTTTCCTCAAGGATGGTTTGGATGATCAAGTGAAATGTGTCATTGCAGGATTAGACACAAAGATCAACTATCACAGACTAGCTATCACTTTACAGTACCTAAGAAAGCCAGAAGTTCATTTTGTTGCAACTAACATTGATTCTACATTCCCTCAAAAAGGTTTAATATTACCGGGAGCGGGCTCTGCCATCAACTCTCTATCTTATGCAAGTGACAGAACCCCAGAAGCTTGCGGAAAGCCTAATCTTAATATGTTAAATGCAATTGTTAAAGCTAAAGGCCTTGACAGGTCAAAATGCTGCATGGTGGGAGACAGATTAAACACAGATATAAAATTTGGTGAAACCGGTGGCCTTGGTGGAACTTTATTGGTGTTGACAGGGATTGAAACTGAAGAGAGAGCACTAGATAATACTCATGGCAATCCTTCACCAAAATATTACACCTCTAAGCTTGGAAATTTATATGAATTTACACATTAG
- the YPD1 gene encoding Ypd1p (similar to uniprot|Q07688 Saccharomyces cerevisiae YDL235C YPD1 Phosphorelay intermediate protein phosphorylated by the plasma membrane sensor Sln1p in response to osmotic stress and then in turn phosphorylates the response regulators Ssk1p in the cytosol and Skn7p in the nucleus) — protein MSQTPRIPDKVINWDILNEIVSMDEDDAGFSQSLLIQFFEQATSTFNQIEQHIKTDKNLDQLGQLGHFLKGSSASLGLQRIAWVCERIQNYGQKREGSGITDDNYIQLIQNSLDLARKEFDSAKSELGQYYKTQF, from the coding sequence ATGTCCCAAACACCTAGAATTCCAGATAAAGTGATCAATTGGGATATTCtcaatgaaattgtttccatggatgaagatgatgctgGCTTTTCACAATCCTTACTAATACAATTCTTTGAGCAAGCGACTTCTACCTTTAACCAAATCGAACAGCACATCAAAACTGATAAGAACTTGGATCAACTGGGACAGCTGGGACACTTTTTGAAAGGATCTTCGGCATCCCTAGGTCTACAGAGGATTGCATGGGTTTGTGAGAGAATTCAAAATTACGGACAGAAAAGAGAAGGATCCGGTATTACAGACGATAATTATATacaattgattcaaaattctCTGGATCTGGCAAGGAAAGAGTTTGACTCGGCCAAGAGCGAACTAGGGCAGTACTACAAAACTCAATTTTAA
- the ADE12 gene encoding adenylosuccinate synthase (highly similar to uniprot|P80210 Saccharomyces cerevisiae YNL220W ADE12 Adenylosuccinate synthase catalyzes the first committed step in the 'de novo' biosynthesis of adenosine), with amino-acid sequence MVNVVLGSQWGDEGKGKLVDLLVGEYDIVARSAGGNNAGHTIVVNGVKYDFHMLPSGLVNPNCQNLIGNGVVIHVPSFFEELKSLEAKGLKNAKGRLFISSRAHLVFDFHQRTDKLRELELSGASKDGKNIGTTGKGIGPTYSTKASRSGLRVHHLVNDDPQAWEVFETRYRRLVETRQQRYGSFDYDPEEELQRYKSYREQLKPFVVDSVNFMHDAIKKNKKILVEGANALMLDIDFGTYPYVTSSNTGIGGVITGLGIPPRTIKEVFGVVKAYTTRVGEGPFPTEQLNEDGEKLQNIGAEFGVTTGRKRRCGWLDLVVLKYSNLINGYTSLNITKLDVLDTFKEIKVGVSYSVDGKKLESFPEDLLTLAKVEVEYVTLPGWEEDISKITNYEDLPENAQKYLKFIEDFVEVPIQWVGTGPARDAMVHKEI; translated from the coding sequence ATGGTTAATGTTGTGTTAGGTTCCCAATGGGGAGATGAAGGTAAGGGTAAGTTGGTTGATTTACTCGTTGGAGAGTACGATATTGTTGCTCGTTCAGCCGGTGGTAATAATGCGGGTCATACCATTGTTGTGAATGGAGTTAAATACGATTTCCACATGTTACCTTCTGGTTTGGTAAACCCCAACTGCCAAAATTTGATCGGTAATGGTGTCGTGATCCATGTTCCATCTTTCTTCGAAGAACTTAAATCATTAGAGGCcaaaggtttgaaaaatgCTAAAGGTAGATTgttcatttcttctagaGCCCATTTGGTTTTCGATTTCCATCAAAGAACTGACAAGTTGAGAGAACTTGAATTGTCAGGTGCTTCAAAGGATGGTAAGAACATTGGTACCACCGGTAAAGGTATTGGTCCAACTTATTCTACTAAGGCTTCTAGATCCGGTCTAAGAGTTCATCATTTGGTCAATGACGATCCACAAGCTTGGGAAGTCTTCGAAACAAGATACAGAAGATTGGTAGAGACAAGACAACAACGTTATGGTTCCTTCGACTACGatccagaagaagaattacaaCGTTACAAAAGTTACAGAGAACAATTAAAGCCATTCGTTGTCGATTCGGTTAACTTCATGCACGACgcaatcaagaaaaataagAAGATTCTTGTCGAAGGTGCCAATGCTCTAATGCTAGACATTGACTTCGGAACTTATCCGTATGTTACCAGTTCTAACACTGGTATTGGTGGTGTCATCACGGGTCTAGGTATTCCTCCACGTACTATCAAGGAAGTGTTTGGTGTTGTCAAGGCTTACACTACTAGAGTCGGTGAAGGTCCATTCCCGACCGAACAACTAAACGAAGACGGTgaaaaacttcaaaatattGGTGCGGAATTCGGTGTCACCACTGGTCGTAAGCGTCGTTGTGGGTGGTTAGATCTGGTTGTTCtgaaatattccaatttgATCAATGGCTATACCTCTTTGAACATTACAAAACTTGATGTTTTAGATACCTTCAAAGAGATTAAGGTCGGTGTTTCCTACTCTGTTGATGGTAAGAAGCTAGAATCTTTCCCTGAGGACTTATTGACTTTAGCAAAGGTCGAAGTTGAATATGTCACCTTGCCAGGCTGGGAAGAAGATATCAGCAAAATTACCAACTATGAAGATCTCCCAGAAAATGCTCAAAAATATCTAAAGTTCATTGAAGACTTCGTTGAAGTTCCAATCCAATGGGTGGGCACTGGTCCAGCCAGAGATGCAATGGTGCACAAGGAAATTTGA
- the PPN2 gene encoding putative serine/threonine-protein phosphatase (similar to uniprot|P40152 Saccharomyces cerevisiae YNL217W Hypothetical ORF), giving the protein MKLAQILTASGTFLFMLYVTWVFLKSDDYREFPVIQTKRHADIKHSYERLVFVGDVHGMYHKYEQLMEDKVKPDSNTTVVFLGDFISKGPNSNRLVEQIILNDDVGYDVKCVLGNNELRILYALLNPISLTKRKLIKIKFSSEDFLPDLPSINKNHRRLARELGWDNLARLAAKCGAMWELQDPLYDNFTLVAVHAGVLPDHLGNPPLKEITDMKYVDVNDHSHTTRQKFENATRWYHLWNPLDKKKYSIHNKIKVIYGHDSSKGLNIRPNTKGLDSACYNGNKLTALEYVWNHKTKEYNHIMHQISCQD; this is encoded by the coding sequence ATGAAATTGGCACAAATTCTGACAGCATCGGGAACATTTTTGTTCATGCTTTACGTTACATGGGTGTTTTTAAAGTCCGATGATTATAGAGAATTCCCAGTGATCCAAACCAAAAGACATGCCGACATCAAGCATTCGTACGAAAGACTAGTTTTTGTTGGTGATGTGCATGGGATGTATCATAAATATGAGCAGTTGATGGAAGACAAAGTGAAACCAGATTCTAATACCACTGTGGTTTTTTTGGGtgattttatttcaaagggaccaaattcaaaccGACTTGTGGAACAAATAATATTAAACGATGATGTAGGTTATGACGTGAAATGTGTTCTTGGCAACAACGAATTGAGAATTTTGTATGCATTGTTAAACCCTATATCATTAACtaaaaggaaattgatcaaaatcaaattctCCTCAGAAGACTTCCTGCCAGACTTACCATCCATCAACAAGAATCATCGCCGTTTAGCAAGAGAATTGGGTTGGGACAATCTTGCTCGATTGGCAGCTAAGTGTGGAGCTATGTGGGAGTTACAGGATCCACTATACGACAATTTCACTCTTGTAGCAGTTCATGCCGGTGTTCTTCCAGATCATTTAGGAAATCCtccattgaaagaaattacCGATATGAAATACGTCGACGTAAATGATCACTCTCATACTACAAGACAAAAATTCGAGAACGCTACACGATGGTATCATCTTTGGAACCCTTTagataagaagaaatattcgATACACAATAAGATTAAAGTGATTTATGGCCATGATTCTTCTAAAGGTCTAAATATTCGTCCAAACACAAAAGGTTTGGATTCTGCTTGCTACAATGGTAACAAATTGACTGCTCTTGAATACGTTTGGAACCATAAGACGAAAGAATACAACCACATTATGCATCAAATCTCTTGTCAAGACTGA
- the MGS1 gene encoding ssDNA-dependent ATPase MGS1 (similar to uniprot|P40151 Saccharomyces cerevisiae YNL218W MGS1 Protein with DNA-dependent ATPase and ssDNA annealing activities involved in maintenance of genome interacts functionally with DNA polymerase delta homolog of human Werner helicase interacting protein (WHIP)), translating into MNKTEQTITCPVCGKKVAFLKINSHLDKCTEEPKGNREQPTLKTFLSSKRKADEIVIDDVPDNSGVALQSTTSCDCQIQGTDTREHKMRKPEWTRPMANNMDLEIKQLQKVQHLPLSEKLRPKSLNDYIGQQHILNRETGCLYLYIEKGIIPSMILWGPPGVGKTSLARLLTNTVNIQSDASTKYLLLETSATKANTTELRSIFDKSKKEYHLTKRMTVLFIDEIHRFNKAQQDLLLPHIENGDIVLIGATTENPSFQLNNALLSRCQLFVLEKLNDKELKIVLIRAIALLNKYRSLIWKYSAPLKFDEDCFSFIYDTAMGDTRRAINLLELLEISTRFKVEGPISLDKVKGLISSNGELRTYYDTHGENHYDTISAFHKSVRGGDENAALYYLARMLQGGEDPLFIARRMIRIASEDVGLSDPFQLPFSVAAHDAVMKVGLPEAELALAQCAVSLSRASKSVELYRGWNKLKAMLKTNESGAADCPIPLHIRNAPTRMMEELGYGKGYKYNPNFKDGKVLQEYFPQELLDRCGRKELTFLNGKALGDMEDPDLTSHQN; encoded by the coding sequence ATGAATAAGACAGAGCAGACTATTACATGTCCTGTTTGTGGGAAGAAGGTCGCATTTCTTAAGATTAACTCGCATTTGGATAAATGTACTGAAGAACCGAAAGGGAATCGCGAGCAACCAACTTTGAAGACATTTTTGAGCAGCAAACGGAAGGCAGACGAAATTGTTATTGATGATGTGCCGGACAACTCGGGTGTTGCGCTGCAATCAACAACTTCTTGTGACTGTCAGATACAGGGTACCGACACTCGTGAGCACAAAATGAGGAAACCAGAATGGACTAGACCAATGGCAAATAACATGGATCTGGAGATTAAACAATTGCAAAAAGTCCAACATCTGCCACTTAGTGAGAAATTACGACCAAAATCTTTGAACGACTACATAGGTCAACAGCATATTCTCAACAGAGAAACTGGATGCCTATATTTATACATAGAAAAGGGAATAATACCATCTATGATCTTATGGGGTCCGCCTGGAGTTGGTAAAACGTCCTTAGCAAGGCTACTAACAAACACTGTTAATATTCAATCAGACGCGAGTACCAAATATCTTTTGTTGGAAACGAGCGCGACGAAGGCCAACACGACAGAACTAAGAAGcatatttgataaaagtAAGAAAGAATACCATTTAACTAAGCGGATGACGGTTTTATTTATTGATGAAATACACCGTTTTAATAAGGCGCAGCAAGACTTACTACTACCGCACATAGAGAATGGTGATATTGTATTGATTGGAGCCACTACAGAAAAtccaagttttcaattgaacaaCGCCTTGTTAAGCCGATGTCAGTTATTTGTGTTGGAAAAACTAAAtgacaaagaattgaaaattgtTCTTATCAGAGCCATAGCACTGTTGAATAAATATAGGTCATTAATATGGAAATATTCTGCACCATTAAAATTCGATGAAGATTGTTTCTCCTTCATCTATGATACAGCTATGGGAGACACCAGGCGAGCTATCAATCTTCTTGAGTTGTTGGAAATATCTACCCGGTTCAAAGTAGAGGGGCCAATATCTCTCGATAAAGTAAAAGGGCTCATAAGTTCAAATGGTGAACTCCGCACATACTACGATACCCACGGGGAAAATCATTACGATACTATATCTGCATTTCATAAGAGCGTTAGGGGTGGTGATGAAAATGCAGCTTTATATTACTTGGCAAGGATGCTACAAGGTGGGGAGGACCCACTCTTTATCGCAAGAAGAATGATACGAATAGCCAGTGAAGATGTCGGTTTATCTGATCCTTTCCAACTACCTTTTTCTGTGGCAGCTCATGATGCAGTAATGAAGGTAGGGTTACCTGAAGCTGAGCTAGCTCTTGCTCAATGTGCTGTCTCCTTAAGTAGAGCATCAAAATCGGTAGAATTGTATCGAGGGTGGAACAAACTCAAGGCAATGCTTAAAACGAACGAATCTGGAGCAGCTGATTGTCCCATCCCGTTACATATTCGTAATGCTCCCACTCGGATGATGGAAGAGTTGGGATATGGGAAAGGTTACAAATACAATCCAAACTTtaaagatggaaaagttCTGCAAGAGTATTTTCCACAGGAGTTACTTGACAGGTGTGGTCGTAAGGAACTCACGTTTCTCAATGGTAAAGCACTTGGAGACATGGAAGATCCAGATCTGACTTCTCACCAGAACTAA